aaaaaaagataaataattatattggaagtaacaaaatttattgattgttttgatatttgttaaatattgtaaaacaacttaaaaatgAGTTGAACAAAATCGTAAATGAAACAAAATAGAGGGACCTAAAACACATTTAAGCTTAAAAATGAGTTCTCGCCTCCCAGCTGAATTTTTTCCATACAATTTTGTCAGGTAAGACTTATTTCAATCTTCCTGGTTCACAAGTTTGTTCATTATCCCCAAAATGACCATTCATTTGCCGCAAAATCACGGGGAATTCATCTATTGCATCCAACAGCGAATTTTCAAATACTGTTGAAGTCTTCCAAATTTCGGCCATGAGCCTAAATGATCAAGCCCTTATCACATTCCATACCTTGTCTAGTTTGAGCATCAACATTGCTAAGAAGCTTCAGAGTAATTCGGTCATAAGCAGGAAATTGCAGTGCGGGAAAATAGTtccaacatatataaaatttgcaGTAACTTTTTATAGCTAAAGTTCTGATATCAATCATATTCAGTATTTATACTTTTTATAGCTAAATTTTATGTTGAATATATATGCTAGACAAGTAAGATTTGTAGTACACATTATGTAACATCGACATTTTGGAATCGATGACAGGACTCATGCTCGACGACTTTGGTGTAACAAACAAGAATTCTCACAAAATGGCAAGGTAACATTGGGGCAAGAAAAAGACCAATGCATAGAGCCTGAGAAGGTTGCAAGGCAACAATTTTGGTATAGAATATAGATGGAAAAATCTGGAAAAGGGTTGTCACAAGATTTGTAAAGGATCACAACCATCCACTAATTAATATTGATGGAAAAATCTGGTAAATGGTGTCATTACTGCGGCGAGTTTTCTCTTTGTTTACACAATGTGTTTACTATAGCATTCCACTTGGTTAAGTAGATATTCATTGTTTCTTAGGCATGAACTTTAGCATATACATTGTTTCAGTACACCAGTGATAACATAAGCatgttttcttattttcatgCATTAGCCTTGCAAGGGGAATAAGGATTACACGTCACTGCGTTAAGGCAGTAGTCATTATCGACCATCGGATCAACAATAAATGGCTAAGAATAAAACTGTGTCTGATCAATGAGAACCATCTAATTGCTTTTGGACGGGAGAGATTTGCTTTTGAACCatctaaaaaaatcaatattatacATCCATATACCTAATACTAATTTTTGGCCTAAAGGACCAATATTAATTAGATTTGGTGATCAATTGAGTGAATTAAAGAGACAAATATGTTACAATATGTGTAAGAGACATTTCAtgataaatatgatttttagaAAGTTTCCTTGGCAAAAAGCACAAGGATCAATTCAATGAGTTAAAGAGACAACAAACACAACACATCCATATATGTAAGAGAcatttcataataatatatttttttggaaaggTTTCAAATTGATAACTCTATACATACTAATTAAAAGCAATTTAattgaagtaaaaaaaacactagTTTTTTACATTGTAAAGTTGTAAGAACATTTTGTATTTGTTACATGCAAAGGAGGAAATGGATCAAACTTTGAAGTTTATTTATGctatagttttctttttttctctatGTCTTGTTATAATCCATGGTGGTAAGGCccttttctatttttgtttttacattcacaattattcattcccTTTCACTAACAttcctttatttttgttttacatcGCAGAATTTCATTCTTGCATTCATGACGATGACTGTCCATATGATTATTGTACCCCTCCTAAATATTCAAAGTGTATTTGGAGTAGTTGTTATTGTAAAGATTTTAATGAATAATAGTTAAGTTGAAAAATAGTTTTGTTATTTATaagcctatatatataattgtatcTACACATCATAATATTGTACCTATATGTAATTATGGAACCACCGTAAAGATCATATTGGAAACAAACATGAGGTTAGATCcttatatatacataaaaataatttggatGAAGATAACACATGGTTTTTTTGAGGTATGTTATGATAagtttaattttgtcattttaagATCTCTAATCTTCTATTTAGATCATCTTGATCTGCTGTATTGGAGATTTAGGATTTCATTACaatgttgtttgtttttttttgttcgaATAATAGTCATTTTTGTATATTtgaacaattcaattcaaattgGTTGCGAATATCAACTCAAATTAATCGAAACCCATTTTAGTTCCCTCTCAAATGCATTGGAGCTCATATAATCTATTGCATATGAAAATGATCTCATTCAAAAATAGAATATACAAATTGGATTCCACGCATTAAAACTAATTTTGGGCGGGATAAGGAAGGATTAGGGTTTCCAACACTATAGAGGATTTAGAAATAAGGGAGCTCATATAATCTATTGCATATGAAAATGATCTCATTCAAAAATAGAATATACAAATTGGATTCCACGCATTAAAACTAATTTTGGGCGGGATAAGGAAGGATTAGGGTTTCCAACACTATAGAGGATTTAGAAATAAGGGATAAGGGATTAGGGATCAAATTATCCTTTTTAATTGTGTGATAGACATGCATATGCATTATTTGCAAATAATAATACAAAGTGCCaccaaataagaaaaataacacaatttaAAAGTTCCCTATATCGATCACTAGCTATCTCCCATGAAACTAAAATGGAAGAATAATCATAAGCCTACAAAGACATCTAATACATAATTAGGTTTGCTCAAAATATACTTTAATTAGTAGTGTCTTTGGTTGTAGATGCATGTTTAGTTTGAAGATGAACCAAAGAGTAATAAGCACCACAAGGTCCTTTAGCCAACAAAGTTTTGTGACTTCCAATCTCCACCATTTTCCCTTTATCTAAAACAGCAATAACATCACAATTGTGTATGGTACTCAACCTATGTGCCACAACAACACTTGTTCTTCCCACCATTACCATATTCAATGCATCTTGCACTACTTTTTCTGAATTATTATCTAGTGCACTTGTTGCCTCATCTAGTAGCAACACCTTTGGATTCTTCAACATGGCTCTAGCTATTGCTATCCTTTGTTTTTGACCTCCTGAAAGTTGCACCCCTTTGTCACCACACCATGTCTCATACCCATCTTTTAAGCTAGATATGAAATCATGAGCATTGGCTACTCTTGCTGCCTCTATGATCTCAATTTCATCAATGTGGTCACATGTTGTTCCATATGCAATGTTGTCTCTTATGGTTCCATTAGTCAATGTTGGCTCTTGGCTCACAAGTGCTATGTGTTTTCTTAGTGACTTTAGGTTATATGATTTTATGTTCATATCATCTATTGTCACACTTCCTTTAAATGGGTCATAGAATCTCTCAATTAATCCTATGATGGTTGATTTTCCGGATCCACTTTGGCCCACTAATGCCGTTGATTTCCCCGCttcaattttaattgaaaaatctTTAAAGATAACTACATTCGGCCTGGCAGGGTAAGAAAAATGCACGTCGTGAAATTCTATTTGGCCCATTAAAGTCTCGGGCTTAAACCCACCAGGGTCATCTGGCTTGATTTTTGTACGTCGATCTAAGATGGCAAAAATTGAGCTAACAACATTACCACCTTTGACAAGGTCTTTAGTCATGCTTCCAGCATCGGCTATAACTCGTCCTGTACTCACCACAACCATAAAGCTCTCAAATAACGCTTTCTTTGTTATGTACCCATCAATGATAAGCTTGCCGCCGTACCAATAATTCACAGCCCAAGTACAAGACATCAAGAATTGGGAAAGCCCAAGCCCAATACCCGCAAACCACGATTGTCGAAAATTCTCTTGAATTGGCCTTTGTTGGGCCATTTCAAGCATTTTGAGTATTCTATCTTGAGAAGAAAAGGCAGTGATGGTTCTAAGATTTGAAACAGCTTCACAAGCTAACTTACTACTTTCTTGTTGGGCTTTGGTGGACTTGCTTGACATGCTTTTGAGTAACACACTTCTTGTATAAAAGCAAGCTATTAAAATTGGTTGAATAGATATCATAACTATGTTTAGCCTCCATGAAATGACTAGAGCCATAGTGTATGCTGTCACTACCGCTGAAAAAGTTTGTACCAACAAAGACATTCTATCACCAACTAATGACCTCACCTAAAAAAACAAGAGTTGTCACCACCATTAATCACTAATTAAGCATATAATTAAGGTGGATATTTTAGATACGGATAAGATTAGATTAGcataatacaaacaaaaaaagtttgattaaagaagagaaagaaaaagataaaaaaacatGATTGATTTATGCATTAATTAATGTTGGGTTAGTTGTATGTAACGACGACAAAAGTATCTATCTAACACATGAAAAAGTaaaatcaaaaactttttttagtCATGGAATCACAGCCTCATATACAAAGTCTCATTGTCTCAAGCATTTCCAATAGAAGTGTTCATAAATATAAGttttcatttgttttcttcatgattTCCAATTgaatgacattttatttttcttcatgatgtgatatttttattattaagttTACATGATTAAAAAATGTCAAGTTAaacaatttattaattataatttacaaaattgATACTTATGGATATGCAAAGAGTATTTGAAATTGGTTACCATGTTGACAATAAagtgttattataattttttttacgacGTTGTTAATGAGAATCGAacctaatattaaaaaaagtaaaagtaaaacaaaatatttgcaTTGATGATATTGTACTCAATCAAATTACATAGgatgatatatatatacaataaaaatGCTGCTGtcaatattaatgtaaataagtGTCCGGCTGTCAAAATTAACTCTCTAATAAAAACTATTTACTAGCTAATAAAAAGGAGTTTGACCTCTAATTTTACACAGCTGTAAAACTGTGAGTTAAATCCCAATACCTAATGCATACTACTTAAATTCCTTAAACACTAGATCAAACTCAGTGACTTAATTAACAACAAATTGTTATTtataactttatattttttattttttataaaattcaaatgatTACATAAATTTCAAGGAATAATGTATacatatttatattcttttgaaaaatattctATTTGAGTGGTTAGAATAAGAGCATAAATTTTAGGAAATGGATTCAGTGAAGTcaataaatacaattttaaattatGATCGTCCGATTTTGATTGGACGCTTACAAATAGCCCGACTGCATGAATCACCGAAAAAACGAATTCATGGAATCCAGGTCCTAAATTTTAAGAGAAAAGTTATACTGCACCAAAATATACCGAGACTTGAGCTTATGTTTATTTCTTCATTAAGAACCTTTCGTTCgcgtaaaaagaaaaaaaattaaaatatagttgAATTGGGCTAAGAATATGGCAAAGCTAGAACATACCTTAAATTCAAAATACGCTTACAAAAATACTTACATTGATTAACGatcaacaaaattttaatatttacagTGAGAGTCAAATTCACGCTCTTATAGAATATGTTTATTGTGGAGGCTTTCATTCAccttttgaaaaatttgaaaaacaaataaGGGAATCGGAAATGGAAGTGATGTGATGTGATTTGTGGAGCATCCATTCCCTCCTTTTTTTTGGTGTCAAATAATGTACGACAAGGATGTGACATTTTAAGCTCAATAAATATGAgtgtcattttcttaattttgttgAGACTTTCAAATTTGATGAGATGATACTCatcttataattcaattttactATAAGAtttgaattaaataatattCAAATTCCAAGATATATCAAAGTCTAagatattactccctccgtcctaaaatataagagtTAGTTTGACTAATGCATGTATGTCaacgcacaattttgatcattaaatctttaattctttattagtaaaaattataaaaacttgatattttaaaaatactcatcaaaacaaatcaaagactatcttatatgttaatatttatatctatatattattaaaaatatatagtcaagataaatgaatagtgtcatttagtcaaaatagttattataaaatgggacggagggagtagattATCTACTATCATTATAagatttgaattaaattatattcaaattttaagatGAGTTAGAATCCGCtaacaccaggtgtcaaactttatttTGACACCAAATCATAACCCTCTATTTCTATTCATCCAACGGTGAATATTTATCCGATTAAAATCTCGTGTGAGTATTGTGTACAGTATTACTGCTCCAGCATCCACACCATATTCACcaagtatatttttttcttccgtCAAATCCCTAATTCTCCTATAGCTAGCTTTGTTCACCCCTGTTTATTAGTCTATTGTTGTGATGTATCTCAAGAGTCCTTggctattttataatttgtaatTGATGCGATCTGATTCTACCAATTGATCTAGACTCTTCATCTTTTTCCCCTATTCTAAACTTCTTCCATAAGGGACAATTCTTTCCAAATACCGACATGATTTGTAAAGTTCTTTTTGCCACATGAAGAATATCAATGgatatgaaaaaaatttcatgtaCCGAAATTTAATTGTTCTCAAATTGCCTACTAGAATTTATTTCTCACATTCACTCTACATAATTCTTTTTCAATGAGAAATTTCCTGAATCGTTACTGCACGAATAGAGATGGAAATCAAACGAAGCAGTTGGCGTGCATTGAGTTTGCAACCCTGAATGCGTAtcatatgaatttttaagtgAAATAATATGAACCATTGGATGAAAAATAATAGAGGGttaagatttggtgtcaaaattaaatttgacacttggtgtcaacggatcctagcTCTTCTAAGATATATCAAAGTCTAAGATATTAGATTATCTACTATCATATCACTACTATCGGACAACTCGTGTCAAATTATAGATGTtcaattcttttctttttttttttttacataaagaTGAAGCATTAGtgaaatatgttaaaaaaattatattgaattaaCTCGTGtcaaattatattgttaaagtaaataaataggAGTATCATCAAATACCAACAAAATATGAATTcatgaaatgaaaataacgTACCACATTAGCATCATTGGCAAGTCGAGAACAAACAGCACCACTAGAATTTTCATCACAATCAAACCACGCAACTTCAAAAGTGATTATCTTAGAAAGCATGCTTTCCCTCACAcgtttagtcaaatactctccCATATATGCAAAGTTATAATGTTGTCCAACATTAACCACCAAAGTTATCACAAAGAGACCCAAAAAGCAAAGTGAATAGAccttagttttgttttttatctcCTCATAATCcgtatcaaaataaataaatatcattgaACCCATTGCATATGCATAAACCGGTTGAACCGCACCAAACACCATCGCATTCAAACACCCAAAAACCGCTTGTTTCCATTCAGGAATATTTAATAAAAGTAATCTCCAAAACGACACAGTTTTACCTTCATTGACGTTAacattattaatattgtttttttcGTCTTCCACTAAAGTGGTCGGATCAACAAAACATGTGATTTGTGGGTCCCTTTTAGTGAATGTAGTTGTAACGGTTTCTTCTTCTACTCTTTCCTTGTCGGTTTGTTGGTTGTGGACAAGAGAGGAGTAAACACCGGTGTCGTTTTGGAGAAGTTCATTGTGTGAGCCAATCTCGATGATTTTGCCGCCATGCACGACAGCGATTATGTTAGCATTTTGGATTGTGGAGAGGCGGTGGGCAATTACGATGGTGGTGCAATCGATTGTTGCATTGTCGAGTGCTTGTTGAACGAGTCGTTCTGATTTAGTGTCTAAGGCGCTTGTTGCTTCATCCAAAAGAAGGATTCTTGGTTTCTTGATTATTGCTCGAGCAATTGCTATCCTCTGTTTTTGTCCACCTGATAATTGAACCCCTCTTTCACCCACCTGCATCAATCATTGCTAAAATGATAATTAGTGTCACTCcgattaataaaaatattttctttcaaaGAAATATTCTACAAACACATCTTTATAGTATATTGTtgattagataaaaaaaaaaaagaagtcaaaACTCAGAAGGTggtattattataaaaaactcAGATTTTATATCGGGTCTAATTTAACTTTCCAAAATTGTGAGCCGACGAGCCGTGCACAATTGTAAGATTTTTGGTTCGGACTTCAATAAAGATTCTTACCATAACAATATCGACAGATAAACTTGGTCCTACACATTTCTTGAgctttttttcaaatatatatttttggcaCATTTCTTTAGTtagaataataaatatttttctttaaaatttaatattcggccttaggaccgactaatccaaggggatcaatcccaccgtccacttgCGGGGTCCATTTAAAGCTAGagttttaataataaatattaaataacaGTTAAGCAATTAAGTTCATGATTTCACTCACCTGGGTATTGTAACCTTGAGGAAGCAATGAAATGAAATCATGAGCATTACAAATTCTAGCAGCTTCAACAATCTCATCCTCAGTAGCATCTTCCTTACCAAAAATTATATTCTCTTTAATACTTGTTGCAAACAAAGAAGGTTCTTGACTAACCAGCCCCATAATTGATCTAAGCCACTTAATATTCAACTTATTTATAGCCACACCATCAACAAGTATCACACCACCAATTGGATCATAAAATCTTTGCAATAAAGCTATCAATGTTGATTTTCCTGAACCACTTTCACCAACCAATGCCACTGTTTTTCCAGCTGGaattttgaaacataagtttttaagGATAATTGTTTCTGGTCTTGTTGGATATGCAAATTCTATGTTGTTAAATTCCACTTCTCCTGAAACTTTTTGTATTATTTCTCCTGTTGTATTGTTGGAATCTATGTTTGGAACTCTTGATATCACTCTCTTGATTGTTTCACCTGCTGAACTTGCTTCTGAAAAATTCCTTAGGCTAGATAAACTTGTTCCTAATCCTCTGtttcatatataataacaaaCATAATCACTCTATTAGCATATACATTTTTAGCACATActataatttttgaaataatatgAGTGTATGTCATTGTGAGGAGATGTGGTGTCCACCTCACTTATGTAGTTGTTCAAAACTCAATGTCATGATCTCCGGACTCAGTCATGACctaacagtggtatcagagcttatATTTTGACGAAGGATTCGGCTGGTTctttgtatcgaaagtcttcttAACAAAGGTGGTCACGCGGAGTGTTCCATCGAGTGCCACAACGGCGGTGTAACTGTAATGGATGAAAAAGATTCCGTTTGTGGGGGAGTATGCTCATATAGAATGGATGGACCCACACTTGAGAGGAAGATTGTtgatatttcaagtgtgagttaagcCACACATTAGGTAGAAAAGTTGATGtttaacactttataagtgagagaccCATGAACCTAAttaatgtcttaaggttttagGTTAAAACGTtgtgtccaactcacttataTAGTAGTTCAAGGATTGATCTGGTCTTCTTACTTATAAAGTGTACAACATCCACTTTTTCTTTCGATGTGAGACTCAACTCAtacttgaaataccaacattCTCCCCCTCAAGTGAGTCTCCCTCAAACGTAAGTTTTTTCATCCACTTGCACCACCATTGGGAATCCATCAACAGAACACGCCACCTGAACACTTTGGCAGGAAGACTTTCGACACAAGGAGTCGGTTGGAGCCAGTTCAAACAGACTATGATACCAGTGTTGGGTCATGAAGGGGTCTGGGATGATCAAATCGGGCCTTGAACAACTAGACacgtgagttggacaccacatctAAACACAAAACCTTAAAGTAATTGGTTCCCTGTGTCCTCTTACTTATAATGTGGTCAACATCCAATTTTCTATCCTATGTGAAACTCAATTCACACTTGAAATATCAACAATCTTTATCTCAAGTGTGAGTCCCTCTCAAACACTCAACCCATAAAACATCAACCCTAAAGCCTCCACCCTAAACCTTCAACTCTACACCTAAACCCTAAACTCTAACCCTCAACCTGACCCCTAACCTCAACCCTAATTCTTCAACCCTCAACCCTAACCCTAACAAATGgccaaattattatataatttaatgacaaataagcaaaaacaaaaagaaaacaataaaaaagtcaaatatatttagtaactaaatttatatttgactTTTGAACCTTTTTGCTTATTAGGGATGAAGTAGTATATTAGAGTGATTAAAAAGTTTGTTCTTGATAAAGAGAATGgttaaaaagttaataaagcATAAATGAATTATTGAAATGAATGAGATAAGGTTTAGATAACATTACAATCCACCAAGTGCTATGGTTGCTCCAACAGCAAAAACTGTCCCTCCTTTAGCACCATGGTACATCACCAATCTACTTCCATAATAGCACATGAAAGACCAAATTGCAAACACAAAACCATTGCTTCCAATAGCTAAACCTTTAGCTAATCCTTGTTTTAAACCCAAATTAACAGTCCCTTGTAGAGCATTAGAGAAAGCAATCATAGATTTGTTTTCTCCCACAAATGAATAAACAGTTCTAATGGAAGATATTGTTTGTTCTGCTATTGTGTCAGCTTGATTGTACTCTTCCCTTATCTTGCTTGATAAACTCATCAATGTCATGCCATAGATTAATCCAGGGATCACTAGAAGAATTAAAAATGGGAATACTACAATTGCCAATCTCCATAGCATTGCAAATGCCACTATATAGCTCCCAATGAACAATGAAATGTTCATCAACAAATTTGGAACctgttttcatttttgtataagagaaaattaattatatataatattatgttAAGATATCAAATAATTATGAGCAAAGTTGCACACTGAATCAAATTTCCTGCTGTAAATACATCACGTAGTTTCAACAGCCAGCCATCTGATTAAAATGAATGGTTAAGATTGATTCACTTTATAAAATTGAGTTGTAATCTGAACTGTCCGATCTTTAATCAACGACCGAGATTGATTACTACATTAAACAGTGTAAGAATCTTACAACATTCAATTAGGATCCCTTGTGCgcgcatatatatatatatatatatatatatattctaggcagtcatatatttgaatttgtactattctaaaagaagaaaaaataaaggcATATGCAatcttcttttttgtttctaCTATTACCTTTTCACTAAGAACATCTTGAATTATAAGAGTGTCATTAGAGACACTAGTGATGATTTCTGAGGTACTTGTCACCTGCAAATCAAAGTAAGAAACTTCTTGTCTAAGAACTGCTTTAAGGTACTTGCATCTCATTCTTGAAGCTTGTCTCCCACTTGTCCTTGTCCAACAGTAACCCTCTAAAAATAATGTTCAGAATCAgaaaaagaatatagaaaatatatgataaaaataaaacaaattacaaAAACTCACCAaggaaacaaataataaaagatgCACAGGCCAAATATAACCAAGCAAGTGCATTCTGCATCATTAATCAATAAAGTCAAACCAAGTTAGCTATTCTATAATTTGTGTATGAAAAGGACTCTCATACTCTCCCACTTGAATATGAATTAATGTGTAGTTAATTTAGTACTCTTATTGCAATTATTcctcaaaattctttttctaattTGATCAATTATTCCCCAAAATTCTAAGAacataaaattctaaaaaagaaaataatcccTCCATCGTAAATTAtaaggtaaaaaaaattcacacttattaaaaaacaacaaaacataattatttggagtttttattatttaaataagttgtataggaagatgtaaattattatttttttatttagttatggAGAAAATAAGAGAGAATCAATTAAATGCACCTTGCatataattttatgagaataagcaaaaaaaaatcttgaaaaagataaataatcgtttttttttcttataatttggaacaCTAAAGAaggattatttttttcttatattttgggcgGAAGGAGTAGAATTTATGTTGATGGGATCAGAGACCCTTGGGAATCCGCTAGTTGGGAACCCCGAAGAAAATCTCCCCATGGAAAAGACGATGGATATTTTGAGGATTGAGATAGTAAGCGAGGGATGACTGCGCACCCTACACcattaaacaataaaatgtgAATTTATTATTGTGATAagttttgtgtcaaaaaaaaaaattattgtgataagttattaaaaaaaatttgtagttCGAGATCatttatgttaatattttttacatttatttataaaaacattataattttagttaAATACATTATAAACATAAGCATAATAAAAACCATTTTCACATTCATTATGTAATTAGCAATAAAATTATTCATACAATACTTTAAATAATATTGATAATAGCAATCGATCATATCGTGTCTAGTACGGATACACACATTAGTTTTTacaccaaaaaaacaaataatttacgCTACACCGTGATAGAAAATCTAAATATTTGTGTGAGGtttaagagagagatagagagtaCCTTATTGATGTTATGGATGAAAATGTTTGGTTCCATAGTAGATGAACTCCCAATATTATTGATCATGCGGCTACTAATATACAAAATCAAAGGAAAGGTGAACCCTTCACCAATTGCTCCAATGGTACCTAAAACCATAAGTAACCAATCTTCCCTATCAGCATGCATGAAAATGGACCATATAGACCCATTCTTGTTCTTCTTAAACAAATCTATCCACTTTCTATTATCCACACCTCCCATTTTGTTGATACACCCTATTTTTGAGAAACAAACAACAGTATGAATTCTAAGACACACTTGATGTTTTAGTCTTGTTTTGGATTTCTTAGCTAACTACATGTAGCAACATCCTTAGGAATTTATAGGAAGGATCAGTGTATCTATTTATGAAAGGATGTGGTGGGGTCAAAACTAATTAAAGGGGCCAGAATAATGTTTTGAGAATTCATATGATGGCATGTGATGAGGCTTGTGTTCATATGGAGTCGCATGTGATGATTTCAAAGGGAATTTGCTCCTGTTTggattttataattatattatcatAAGCATCACCTTTTTTTATAGCCActcattttcactttttaaaagatttaatttttttcttacgTACACTCTTTACACCATATTCACTAGTTGAGTTGAGTCGATTTTAGTCAAattcgttatttaattttatcaaatttaattGAGTTAGgaaaaatattagtattttatatgttaaaatCGAGTCAACCTGACCTGATTATGATTGGGTTGGGTCAACGAATCCTTAAACAtaacttttaaataaattttttaaaaaaattacattatattgtatatttcatgaaaaaatttactatttactatttaacattttaatttatttaacaaTCTTAAactttatcataaaaaatatatttaaaatcatGAACTTATTACCCGAACCAACCACTTCATAGAAAAGATTAACACACACATTTGAATGCGTTGAGTTTGCGAGTTTATGGATTTGAAATCATAAACTGACTATATGAACTAACCACTTCATATTTGAATGAATTGGTTTGGTTAGATTATAAACGTGAATGAGTTCAGGTAAAATAATGGTTGGTCATGGTTTCACTCACCGGGCTTCATCTATGACAATCCTAGTAGGAGAGAGGGTGCATCGAGTAGTTGTCAAGGAAACATAATGTGTTTTGAATGAATGATCGTT
This genomic interval from Trifolium pratense cultivar HEN17-A07 linkage group LG6, ARS_RC_1.1, whole genome shotgun sequence contains the following:
- the LOC123889686 gene encoding ABC transporter B family member 15-like isoform X2, whose translation is MRCKYLKAVLRQEVSYFDLQVTSTSEIITSVSNDTLIIQDVLSEKVPNLLMNISLFIGSYIVAFAMLWRLAIVVFPFLILLVIPGLIYGMTLMSLSSKIREEYNQADTIAEQTISSIRTVYSFVGENKSMIAFSNALQGTVNLGLKQGLAKGLAIGSNGFVFAIWSFMCYYGSRLVMYHGAKGGTVFAVGATIALGGLGLGTSLSSLRNFSEASSAGETIKRVISRVPNIDSNNTTGEIIQKVSGEVEFNNIEFAYPTRPETIILKNLCFKIPAGKTVALVGESGSGKSTLIALLQRFYDPIGGVILVDGVAINKLNIKWLRSIMGLVSQEPSLFATSIKENIIFGKEDATEDEIVEAARICNAHDFISLLPQGYNTQVGERGVQLSGGQKQRIAIARAIIKKPRILLLDEATSALDTKSERLVQQALDNATIDCTTIVIAHRLSTIQNANIIAVVHGGKIIEIGSHNELLQNDTGVYSSLVHNQQTDKERVEEETVTTTFTKRDPQITCFVDPTTLVEDEKNNINNVNVNEGKTVSFWRLLLLNIPEWKQAVFGCLNAMVFGAVQPVYAYAMGSMIFIYFDTDYEEIKNKTKVYSLCFLGLFVITLVVNVGQHYNFAYMGEYLTKRVRESMLSKIITFEVAWFDCDENSSGAVCSRLANDANVVRSLVGDRMSLLVQTFSAVVTAYTMALVISWRLNIVMISIQPILIACFYTRSVLLKSMSSKSTKAQQESSKLACEAVSNLRTITAFSSQDRILKMLEMAQQRPIQENFRQSWFAGIGLGLSQFLMSCTWAVNYWYGGKLIIDGYITKKALFESFMVVVSTGRVIADAGSMTKDLVKGGNVVSSIFAILDRRTKIKPDDPGGFKPETLMGQIEFHDVHFSYPARPNVVIFKDFSIKIEAGKSTALVGQSGSGKSTIIGLIERFYDPFKGSVTIDDMNIKSYNLKSLRKHIALVSQEPTLTNGTIRDNIAYGTTCDHIDEIEIIEAARVANAHDFISSLKDGYETWCGDKGVQLSGGQKQRIAIARAMLKNPKVLLLDEATSALDNNSEKVVQDALNMVMVGRTSVVVAHRLSTIHNCDVIAVLDKGKMVEIGSHKTLLAKGPCGAYYSLVHLQTKHASTTKDTTN